A genomic segment from Barrientosiimonas humi encodes:
- a CDS encoding DNA polymerase IV: MDQFLAAVELLRRPELVGLPVVVGGRGDPTERAVVSTASYEARAFGIRSGMPLKLAVRKCPDAVFLPVDFPVYEAASQQVMATLRAFPGAVVELLGWDEAFVGVTTADPVATAREIQAAVLAATDLHCSVGIGDTTVRAKNATDFGKPRGTYLLTRDNWLEVMGEKPTKALWGIGNRIAERLATLGIRTVAELAAAPDEPLVAEFGPSTGPHIGRLGRGEGRATVDDTPWVPRAHGHETTYQHNLTDPAEIASAIRELADQCVADIRREGRPCQRVHLKVRFAPFFTVTRVRKLPDPTYDVATITDTALALLGGLGDERPIRLLGVRAEMVPPEGGYDVRGHGRPAAP, encoded by the coding sequence ATGGACCAGTTCCTCGCCGCCGTCGAGCTGCTGCGGCGGCCCGAGCTCGTCGGGCTCCCGGTCGTGGTGGGCGGGCGGGGCGACCCCACCGAGCGGGCCGTGGTGTCGACGGCGTCGTACGAGGCGCGCGCGTTCGGCATCCGCTCCGGGATGCCGCTGAAGCTGGCGGTGCGCAAGTGCCCCGACGCGGTCTTCCTACCGGTCGACTTCCCGGTCTACGAGGCGGCGTCGCAGCAGGTCATGGCCACCCTGCGGGCCTTCCCCGGCGCGGTCGTCGAGCTGCTCGGCTGGGACGAGGCGTTCGTCGGCGTGACCACCGCCGACCCGGTCGCGACCGCGCGCGAGATCCAGGCGGCCGTGCTCGCCGCGACCGACCTGCACTGCTCCGTCGGCATCGGCGACACCACGGTGCGCGCGAAGAACGCGACCGACTTCGGGAAGCCGCGAGGGACGTACCTGCTCACCCGGGACAACTGGCTCGAGGTGATGGGCGAGAAGCCGACCAAGGCGCTGTGGGGCATCGGCAACCGCATCGCGGAACGCCTGGCGACGCTCGGGATCCGCACGGTCGCCGAGCTCGCCGCCGCCCCCGACGAACCGCTCGTCGCGGAATTCGGCCCGTCGACCGGACCGCACATCGGCCGCCTCGGACGGGGCGAGGGCAGGGCCACCGTGGACGACACCCCGTGGGTTCCGCGGGCGCACGGCCACGAGACGACCTATCAGCACAACCTCACCGACCCGGCCGAGATCGCTTCTGCCATAAGGGAGCTCGCCGACCAGTGCGTCGCCGACATCCGCCGCGAGGGCCGTCCGTGCCAGCGCGTGCACCTCAAGGTGCGGTTCGCGCCGTTCTTCACCGTGACCCGCGTGCGCAAGCTGCCCGACCCGACGTACGACGTCGCCACCATCACCGACACCGCCCTGGCACTCCTGGGCGGGCTCGGCGACGAGCGACCGATCCGGCTGCTCGGCGTGCGCGCCGAGATGGTGCCGCCGGAGGGTGGGTACGACGTGCGCGGGCACGGCCGCCCGGCCGCGCCCTGA
- a CDS encoding GntP family permease has product MEPTVEMLHTAIAILVAILLIIRFKVDPVISLIISALYLGLAAGVGFAKTLEEITGGFGEIMAEVGLLIGFGVLIGSLLQATGTFAALVEVIARRVGGRLPYAISAALATIFPSIYVDVQVVLSAPMARQSAQVVDRKNGLPWLAGALGVGIFAGYVFVVPGLAAVAVAGLIKVPLGTYLLYGAPLGLATALIVTFLFRQLLRMGLWNPATDIDVNEVEHPDHPEHAAYVAQHEAMAAGSATGSGAGGAGGATAAGTAGAGGATAAGAAGAAGAGAAAGATDVPDEDDLDNVPDKALRLPLLVRLLPILVPLVLIAFGAFADLLGFSNPFIAFVGDANLALFVGLLIAFVTGRRVLGTNRTEDALARGFRTTGEILLITGIGGSLGAVIKATGLDKTLAGLFSADAGAPVLVSVVLAWLIAAVLHFAIGSVSVGAITAGGIIAPVVASTGVAPVVICLAIASGAMFALHVNSNFFWMFKSLLGLSTQGALKTLTVATSLGSLVSLPFVLLLALVL; this is encoded by the coding sequence ATGGAGCCCACCGTGGAGATGCTGCACACCGCGATCGCGATCCTGGTGGCGATCCTGCTGATCATCCGCTTCAAGGTCGACCCGGTGATCTCGCTGATCATCTCGGCGCTCTACCTGGGGCTCGCGGCGGGCGTCGGCTTCGCCAAGACGCTCGAGGAGATCACCGGCGGGTTCGGCGAGATCATGGCCGAGGTCGGTCTGCTCATCGGGTTCGGCGTGCTCATCGGGTCGCTGCTGCAGGCGACCGGCACCTTCGCGGCGCTGGTCGAGGTCATCGCGCGGCGCGTCGGCGGCCGACTGCCCTACGCCATCAGCGCGGCGCTCGCGACGATCTTCCCCTCGATCTACGTCGACGTGCAGGTCGTGCTCTCCGCCCCGATGGCCCGGCAGTCCGCGCAGGTCGTCGACCGCAAGAACGGTCTGCCCTGGCTCGCCGGGGCGCTCGGCGTCGGCATCTTCGCCGGCTACGTCTTCGTCGTGCCCGGCCTCGCCGCGGTCGCGGTCGCCGGGCTGATCAAGGTGCCGCTCGGCACCTACCTGCTCTACGGCGCTCCGCTCGGGCTCGCGACCGCGCTGATCGTGACGTTCCTGTTCCGCCAGCTGCTGCGCATGGGCCTGTGGAACCCGGCGACCGACATCGACGTGAACGAGGTCGAGCACCCCGACCACCCCGAGCACGCGGCGTACGTCGCCCAGCACGAGGCCATGGCCGCGGGCTCGGCGACGGGGTCGGGTGCGGGCGGCGCGGGCGGTGCCACCGCGGCGGGTACGGCCGGTGCGGGCGGTGCCACCGCGGCGGGTGCGGCGGGTGCCGCCGGTGCCGGCGCTGCGGCAGGCGCGACGGACGTACCGGACGAGGACGACCTCGACAACGTGCCCGATAAGGCGCTGCGGCTGCCGCTGCTCGTGCGGCTGCTGCCGATCCTGGTGCCGCTGGTGCTCATCGCGTTCGGAGCGTTCGCCGACCTGCTCGGCTTCTCCAACCCGTTCATCGCGTTCGTCGGGGACGCGAACCTCGCGCTGTTCGTCGGGCTGCTGATCGCGTTCGTCACCGGGCGGCGCGTGCTCGGCACCAACCGCACCGAGGACGCGCTCGCGCGCGGTTTCCGCACCACCGGCGAGATCCTGCTGATCACCGGCATCGGCGGCTCGCTCGGCGCGGTCATCAAGGCGACCGGCCTGGACAAGACGCTGGCCGGGCTGTTCTCCGCCGACGCGGGCGCGCCCGTGCTGGTGAGCGTGGTGCTGGCGTGGCTCATCGCGGCGGTGCTGCACTTCGCGATCGGGTCGGTGTCGGTCGGGGCCATCACGGCCGGCGGCATCATCGCGCCCGTCGTCGCCTCGACCGGCGTGGCTCCGGTGGTCATCTGCCTGGCGATCGCCTCGGGTGCGATGTTCGCGCTGCACGTCAACAGCAACTTCTTCTGGATGTTCAAGTCGCTGCTGGGCCTCTCGACGCAGGGAGCGCTCAAGACGCTCACCGTCGCGACCAGCCTGGGGTCGCTGGTGTCGCTGCCGTTCGTGCTGCTGCTGGCGCTGGTGCTCTGA
- a CDS encoding ArsR/SmtB family transcription factor, with amino-acid sequence MTMIQPSATERATEPLETVAPLDERAAAVSAAAMFRSMGDPARLAILRHLLIREHRVVELIEHLGLAQSTVSQHLACLRECGLVTYRPVGRASAYSVTQPELVTAFFAAAEQLLESTSDAAQACSTAGVR; translated from the coding sequence ATGACGATGATTCAGCCGAGCGCGACCGAGCGGGCCACCGAGCCGCTCGAGACCGTCGCGCCGCTCGACGAGCGCGCCGCTGCCGTCTCCGCAGCCGCGATGTTCCGCAGCATGGGAGACCCGGCACGCCTCGCGATCCTGCGCCACCTGCTGATCCGCGAGCACCGGGTCGTCGAGCTGATCGAGCACCTCGGGTTGGCTCAGTCGACCGTCTCGCAGCACCTGGCCTGCCTGCGCGAGTGCGGCCTGGTGACCTATCGGCCGGTCGGGCGCGCGTCGGCGTACTCCGTGACGCAGCCCGAGCTGGTGACCGCGTTCTTCGCCGCGGCCGAGCAGCTGCTGGAGTCGACCTCCGACGCGGCGCAGGCCTGCTCCACGGCGGGGGTGCGCTGA
- a CDS encoding cation diffusion facilitator family transporter, translating into MGAGHSHGGGAAGHAGGRHRWRLAVAFGLVASFFLVELIAGLISGSLALLSDAGHMAADVVALGAALTATRIATRKDTTGRRTYGSYRAEVFASGLTVLIMLAVATYVTVSAISRIGGSPEVATGPMFIVGGIGLIINIVALLLLRSGASESINVKGAYLEVMADTLGSVGVMVAGVLIMITGDAIWDTVIALAIAIFVAVRAIMLAREVLTVLGQHAPAGIDPVEVETKLAAIPGVREVHDLHLWTLTSGMNVATAHLVSDDPSQTTALLEQAQNLLRTDFKVEHATLQVEQDPTRCAEVSW; encoded by the coding sequence ATGGGCGCCGGACACTCCCACGGCGGCGGCGCCGCCGGTCACGCGGGCGGCCGGCACCGCTGGCGGCTCGCGGTCGCGTTCGGCCTGGTCGCCTCGTTCTTCCTCGTCGAGCTGATCGCCGGTCTGATCTCCGGGTCGCTGGCGCTGCTGTCCGACGCCGGTCACATGGCCGCCGACGTGGTCGCCCTCGGCGCCGCGCTCACCGCCACCCGCATCGCGACCCGCAAGGACACCACCGGCCGGCGCACCTACGGCTCCTACCGCGCCGAGGTCTTCGCCTCGGGCCTGACCGTGCTGATCATGCTGGCGGTCGCGACCTACGTGACGGTCTCGGCGATCAGCCGCATCGGCGGCTCGCCCGAGGTCGCCACCGGCCCGATGTTCATCGTCGGCGGCATCGGCCTCATCATCAACATCGTCGCGCTCCTGCTGCTGCGCAGCGGCGCCTCGGAGAGCATCAACGTCAAGGGCGCCTACCTCGAGGTCATGGCCGACACCCTCGGCTCGGTCGGCGTCATGGTCGCCGGCGTGCTCATCATGATCACCGGCGACGCCATCTGGGACACCGTGATCGCCCTCGCCATCGCGATCTTCGTCGCGGTCCGCGCGATCATGCTGGCCCGCGAGGTGCTCACCGTGCTCGGCCAGCACGCCCCGGCCGGCATCGACCCGGTCGAGGTCGAGACCAAGCTCGCGGCGATCCCCGGCGTGCGCGAGGTGCACGACCTGCACCTGTGGACCCTGACCTCGGGCATGAACGTCGCCACCGCGCACCTGGTCTCCGACGACCCCAGCCAGACCACCGCGCTGCTGGAGCAGGCGCAGAACCTGCTGCGCACCGACTTCAAGGTCGAGCACGCGACGCTGCAGGTCGAGCAGGACCCGACCCGCTGCGCTGAGGTGAGTTGGTAG
- a CDS encoding TOBE domain-containing protein, translated as MTQVRIKQAAALLGVSDDTVRRWCDAGRLESTTDSAGRRVIDGTALAAFAQGLAAGADSPARPTPSSARNRMPGLVTRVVRDTVMAQVELQCGPFRVVSLMSREAADELGLEPGALAIATVKSTNVVVETEEAGA; from the coding sequence GTGACGCAAGTGAGGATCAAGCAGGCTGCGGCTCTGCTGGGGGTCAGCGACGACACCGTGCGCCGGTGGTGCGACGCCGGCCGACTGGAGTCGACCACCGACTCCGCCGGTCGGCGGGTGATCGACGGGACTGCGCTGGCGGCGTTCGCCCAAGGGCTCGCCGCCGGCGCCGACTCCCCCGCGCGGCCCACGCCGTCATCGGCCCGCAACCGGATGCCGGGTCTGGTCACGCGCGTCGTGCGCGACACGGTGATGGCGCAGGTGGAGCTGCAGTGCGGCCCGTTCCGCGTCGTGTCGCTGATGAGCCGTGAGGCGGCCGACGAGCTGGGGCTGGAGCCCGGCGCGCTCGCGATCGCGACGGTGAAGTCGACCAACGTCGTCGTCGAGACCGAGGAGGCCGGGGCATGA
- the modA gene encoding molybdate ABC transporter substrate-binding protein encodes MSSTSRIASRRAAPAAVAALITVAGCGNGTGEGAGENAGSAAPGAGSGAASSGRVTGTITVMAAASLKESFTSLARTFEQQHPGTKVVLSFGPSSGLAGQITQGAPADVFASASRKNMDQVTQAGDAASPTTFARNQLTIVTPASNPAKVRGLSDLTKPSVKTAVCQAQVPCGVVAATVFRKAGVTVKPVTQEVDVKAVLSKVTLGEVDAGLVYVTDAKAAGTKVAQVAIPADDNASTDYPIAPLTGSKNPATAKAFVDLVLSQTGRQVLTGAGFAAPS; translated from the coding sequence ATGAGCAGCACGTCGAGGATCGCGTCGAGGAGAGCGGCCCCGGCCGCGGTTGCCGCCCTGATCACCGTGGCCGGCTGCGGCAACGGCACCGGGGAGGGCGCCGGCGAGAACGCCGGCTCCGCCGCGCCGGGTGCCGGGTCGGGGGCCGCGTCGAGCGGGCGGGTGACCGGCACGATCACGGTGATGGCGGCGGCGTCGCTCAAGGAGTCATTCACCTCGCTGGCCCGCACCTTCGAGCAGCAGCACCCGGGCACCAAGGTGGTGCTGAGCTTCGGTCCGAGCAGCGGTCTGGCGGGGCAGATCACCCAGGGCGCGCCGGCCGACGTGTTCGCCTCGGCGAGCCGCAAGAACATGGACCAGGTGACGCAGGCGGGCGACGCCGCCTCGCCCACGACCTTCGCCCGCAACCAGCTCACGATCGTCACCCCGGCGAGCAACCCCGCGAAGGTGCGCGGGCTGAGCGACCTGACGAAGCCGTCGGTCAAGACCGCGGTCTGCCAGGCTCAGGTGCCGTGCGGGGTGGTGGCCGCGACGGTGTTCCGCAAGGCCGGGGTCACGGTCAAGCCGGTCACCCAGGAGGTCGACGTCAAGGCCGTGCTGTCGAAGGTCACGCTCGGCGAGGTCGACGCGGGCCTGGTCTACGTCACCGACGCCAAGGCCGCGGGCACCAAGGTCGCCCAGGTCGCGATCCCCGCCGACGACAACGCCTCGACCGACTACCCCATCGCGCCGCTCACCGGCAGCAAGAACCCCGCCACCGCCAAGGCGTTCGTCGATCTGGTCCTGTCCCAGACCGGGCGCCAGGTGCTCACCGGCGCGGGATTCGCTGCGCCATCCTGA
- a CDS encoding ABC transporter permease, with amino-acid sequence MSLPDVRPRRARSRAPWPLGVPALLATLLLLLPLLAMLLRAPWTDLPRLLAQPEVRTALRLSLLCATAATAISLVLGVPLAWVLARSQARGIPLLRALVTVPLVLPPVVGGIALLLAFGREGVVGRWLDQWFGVSLPFTTTGVIVAETFVAMPFLVVSVEGALRAAGEDLEEAAATLGASRARAFRLVTLPHVLPALVAGAVLCWARALGEFGATITFAGSFPGTTQTMPLAAYLALQTDPDAAVALSLVLLTVCLLVLVGLRERWWPHGSDA; translated from the coding sequence GTGAGCCTCCCCGACGTACGCCCTCGCCGGGCGCGGTCGAGAGCGCCCTGGCCCCTGGGGGTGCCGGCGCTGCTGGCCACCCTGCTGCTCCTGCTCCCGCTGCTCGCGATGCTGCTGCGGGCGCCGTGGACCGACCTGCCGCGGCTGCTGGCCCAGCCCGAGGTGCGCACGGCGCTGCGTCTGTCGCTGCTGTGCGCGACCGCGGCGACCGCCATCTCGCTGGTGCTGGGGGTGCCGCTGGCGTGGGTGCTGGCGCGTTCGCAGGCCCGGGGCATCCCGCTGCTGCGCGCGCTGGTGACGGTGCCGCTGGTGCTGCCGCCGGTCGTGGGCGGCATCGCGCTGCTGCTGGCGTTCGGGCGCGAGGGCGTGGTCGGGCGGTGGCTGGACCAGTGGTTCGGGGTGAGCCTGCCGTTCACGACGACCGGGGTGATCGTGGCCGAGACGTTCGTGGCGATGCCGTTCCTCGTGGTGAGCGTCGAGGGGGCGCTGCGGGCGGCTGGTGAGGACCTGGAGGAGGCCGCCGCGACGCTGGGCGCCTCGCGTGCGCGAGCGTTCCGGCTGGTCACGCTGCCGCACGTGCTGCCCGCGCTGGTCGCCGGGGCGGTGCTGTGCTGGGCGCGGGCGCTGGGCGAGTTCGGCGCGACGATCACCTTCGCCGGCAGCTTCCCGGGGACGACGCAGACCATGCCACTCGCGGCCTACCTCGCGCTGCAGACCGACCCCGACGCGGCGGTGGCGCTGTCGCTGGTGCTGCTGACGGTCTGCCTGCTGGTGCTCGTCGGGCTGCGCGAGCGCTGGTGGCCGCACGGGAGCGACGCGTGA
- a CDS encoding ABC transporter ATP-binding protein: MSEVGSLRGVAGAGSFRLEIDLTLRAGEVVAVLGPNGAGKSTLLRTLAGLNPLRSGQVRLGGTLLDDAEADVLVPPERREVGLVFQSYRLFPHLSVTDNVGFSWRARGASKAQARERAAPWVRRLALEELADRKPRQLSGGQSQRVAIARALASEPQLLLLDEPLAALDPRSRTEIRSSLRQHLAEFPGAVLMVTHDPVDAMVMADRLLVIEQGRVVQDGSPVEVARRPRTAYVARLVGLNLYAGQHDSHTGSVALEGGGRLVATTEDEPLHGEHVLVTLRPAAIGVHRERPSGSPRNSWPARVEGLEQLGDRVRLATSGEPPAVVDLTPDAVAELGLQVGDSVWLAAKATEVLAYPDTAQADQPPPPAVSEWPAALSRAAGHARAAGDARGDLGAGLTLGHVVRHPRPGPRDAPPATGARGAPE; this comes from the coding sequence GTGAGCGAGGTCGGCAGCCTGCGCGGGGTGGCCGGTGCCGGGAGCTTCCGGCTCGAGATCGATCTGACGCTGCGGGCCGGCGAGGTGGTCGCGGTGCTCGGCCCCAACGGCGCCGGCAAGTCGACCCTGCTGCGCACGCTCGCGGGGCTGAACCCGTTGCGCTCCGGGCAGGTCCGGCTCGGCGGCACGCTGCTCGACGACGCCGAGGCCGACGTGCTCGTGCCGCCCGAGCGCCGCGAGGTGGGCCTGGTCTTCCAGAGCTATCGCCTGTTCCCCCACCTCAGCGTGACCGACAACGTCGGGTTCTCCTGGCGGGCGCGCGGCGCGAGCAAGGCGCAGGCGCGCGAGCGGGCCGCCCCGTGGGTGCGGCGGCTGGCGCTGGAGGAGCTCGCCGACCGCAAGCCGCGGCAGCTGTCCGGTGGGCAGTCGCAACGGGTCGCGATCGCGCGGGCGCTCGCGTCGGAGCCACAGCTGCTGCTGCTCGACGAGCCGCTGGCCGCGCTCGACCCGCGGTCGCGCACCGAGATCCGCTCGTCGCTGCGCCAGCACCTCGCGGAGTTCCCCGGCGCAGTGCTCATGGTGACCCACGACCCGGTCGACGCCATGGTGATGGCCGATCGGTTGCTGGTCATCGAGCAGGGCCGCGTGGTCCAGGACGGCTCCCCGGTGGAGGTCGCGCGGCGGCCGCGGACGGCGTACGTCGCTCGGCTGGTCGGCCTGAATCTCTATGCGGGCCAGCACGACTCGCACACCGGTTCGGTCGCGCTGGAGGGCGGCGGCCGCCTGGTCGCGACCACCGAGGACGAGCCGCTGCACGGGGAGCACGTGCTCGTCACGCTGCGACCCGCGGCCATCGGCGTGCACCGCGAGCGCCCCTCGGGCAGCCCGCGCAACTCCTGGCCGGCGCGGGTCGAGGGACTGGAGCAGCTGGGCGACCGCGTACGGCTGGCGACCAGCGGCGAGCCACCCGCCGTCGTCGACCTCACGCCGGACGCGGTGGCCGAGCTGGGCCTGCAGGTCGGCGACTCGGTGTGGCTCGCCGCGAAGGCCACCGAGGTGCTGGCCTACCCCGATACCGCCCAGGCAGATCAGCCCCCGCCGCCGGCGGTCTCGGAGTGGCCGGCGGCACTGAGCCGGGCCGCCGGCCACGCCCGGGCCGCCGGCGACGCCCGGGGGGACCTCGGAGCCGGCCTTACTCTGGGGCACGTGGTGCGCCACCCCCGGCCTGGCCCACGGGACGCCCCACCCGCGACTGGCGCACGAGGCGCCCCAGAGTAA
- a CDS encoding threo-3-hydroxy-L-aspartate ammonia-lyase translates to MRLPIPDDVLAAAERLDGVAHRTPVLTSTRLDEALGLQVFLKCESFQRMGAFKFRGAYNTLVQLTSEQRRAGVVAYSSGNHAQAVALAARLLDMPATIVMPTDAPRIKHEATLGYGAEVVQYDRHTESREEIGRAIAAERGAVVVPPFDHPDIVAGQGTAALELLQDVGPLDALVAPMGGGGLVTGSALAARLLAPDAQIFGVEPAAGDDARRSLESGEIVRIDTPRTIADGAQTQALGEVTFALARQLLTAVWTATDDQLVASMRTLASTLKIVAEPTAALGLAGLTEHRDELAGRRVGVIVSGGNVDLGRFAELVGGAA, encoded by the coding sequence ATGCGCCTGCCGATCCCTGACGACGTCCTCGCCGCTGCCGAGCGCCTCGACGGCGTCGCGCACCGCACGCCCGTGCTCACCTCGACCCGGCTCGACGAGGCGCTCGGCCTGCAGGTCTTCCTCAAGTGCGAGAGCTTCCAGCGGATGGGGGCGTTCAAGTTCCGCGGCGCCTACAACACGCTGGTGCAGCTGACGTCGGAGCAGCGCAGGGCCGGGGTCGTCGCCTACTCCTCCGGCAACCACGCCCAGGCCGTCGCCCTCGCCGCGCGGCTGCTCGACATGCCGGCCACCATCGTCATGCCCACCGACGCGCCACGGATCAAGCACGAGGCGACGCTGGGCTACGGCGCCGAGGTGGTGCAGTACGACCGGCACACCGAGTCGCGCGAGGAGATCGGCCGGGCGATCGCCGCGGAGCGTGGCGCGGTCGTCGTGCCGCCGTTCGACCACCCCGACATCGTCGCCGGCCAGGGCACCGCCGCGCTCGAGCTGCTGCAGGACGTCGGACCGCTCGACGCGCTCGTCGCGCCGATGGGTGGCGGCGGGTTGGTGACCGGATCTGCGCTGGCCGCAAGGCTTCTGGCGCCCGACGCGCAGATCTTCGGCGTCGAGCCCGCCGCCGGCGACGACGCCCGGCGCTCCCTCGAGTCCGGCGAGATCGTGCGCATCGACACCCCGCGCACCATCGCCGACGGGGCACAGACGCAGGCGCTCGGCGAGGTGACGTTCGCCCTCGCGCGCCAGCTGCTGACCGCGGTCTGGACGGCGACCGACGACCAGCTCGTGGCCTCGATGCGCACCCTCGCGAGCACGCTGAAGATCGTCGCCGAGCCGACCGCGGCCCTCGGGCTCGCCGGGCTCACCGAGCACCGCGACGAGCTTGCCGGCCGACGCGTCGGCGTCATCGTCTCCGGCGGGAACGTCGACCTTGGCCGCTTCGCCGAGCTGGTCGGGGGTGCGGCATGA
- a CDS encoding VIT1/CCC1 transporter family protein, with amino-acid sequence MSGSEGRPPQAQHPHEPHDAAFATRLNWLRAGVLGANDGIVSIAGIVVGVAGATTDRSAILIAGVAGVVAGAMSMAVGEYVSVSTQRDSEKAMLALERRELREMPAEELDELTALYVDKGIEPALAREVAEQLTAKDALRAHADIELGIDPDELANPWHAAGASFVSFLVGALLPMIAILLPGPTWRVPVTFVAVLVALALTGRISARLGQAPSLPAVRRNMVGGALAMALTYAIGTAVGVGV; translated from the coding sequence ATGAGCGGGTCGGAGGGCCGTCCGCCGCAGGCCCAGCACCCGCACGAGCCGCACGACGCGGCGTTCGCGACCCGGCTCAACTGGCTGCGCGCGGGCGTGCTCGGCGCCAACGACGGCATCGTGTCGATCGCCGGCATCGTGGTCGGGGTCGCGGGTGCCACCACCGACCGCTCGGCCATCCTGATCGCCGGGGTCGCGGGCGTCGTGGCGGGCGCGATGAGCATGGCGGTCGGCGAGTACGTCTCGGTCAGCACCCAGCGCGACAGCGAGAAGGCGATGCTCGCCCTGGAGCGCCGCGAGCTGCGCGAGATGCCCGCTGAGGAGCTCGACGAGCTCACCGCGCTCTACGTCGACAAGGGCATCGAGCCCGCGCTCGCCCGCGAGGTGGCCGAGCAGCTGACCGCCAAGGACGCCCTGCGCGCGCACGCCGACATCGAGCTCGGCATCGACCCCGACGAGCTGGCCAACCCGTGGCACGCCGCGGGCGCGTCGTTCGTGTCGTTTCTCGTCGGTGCGCTGCTGCCGATGATCGCGATCCTGCTGCCGGGGCCGACCTGGCGGGTGCCGGTGACGTTCGTCGCGGTCCTCGTCGCGCTGGCCCTCACCGGCCGGATCAGCGCCCGCCTCGGCCAGGCCCCCAGCCTCCCCGCGGTGCGACGCAACATGGTGGGCGGCGCGCTCGCCATGGCACTGACGTACGCCATCGGCACCGCGGTCGGCGTCGGCGTCTGA
- a CDS encoding enoyl-CoA hydratase-related protein, whose protein sequence is MAESPVTVTREGAVARVTLTNPKRRNSLSEDTLRRLLAALDEVAASDATGVVLQAEGPVFSAGHDFADVAARDMVGVRELLALCQSVMERMHTMPQVVVARVHALATAAGCQLVASADLAVAADTAGFALPGGKGGWFCHTPAVPVARAIGRKRLMEMALTGDVVDAKTALDWGLVNQVVPEGELDAAVDDLLARATHGSAASKAWGKRVLYAQLDRPESDAYAVAAEAMAAASQTDGAKEGMSAFLEAQTLLDRLTQGRRAYLCSG, encoded by the coding sequence ATGGCCGAGAGTCCCGTCACCGTCACGCGGGAGGGCGCCGTCGCCCGCGTCACCCTCACCAACCCCAAGAGGCGCAACTCGCTGTCGGAGGACACGCTGCGCCGGCTGCTCGCCGCGCTCGACGAGGTGGCCGCGAGCGACGCGACCGGCGTCGTGCTGCAGGCCGAGGGGCCGGTCTTCTCCGCGGGGCACGACTTCGCCGACGTGGCCGCGCGCGACATGGTCGGGGTGCGCGAGCTGCTGGCGCTGTGCCAGTCGGTGATGGAGCGGATGCACACGATGCCGCAGGTCGTGGTGGCGCGCGTGCACGCGCTCGCGACCGCGGCCGGCTGCCAGCTCGTGGCCTCCGCCGACCTCGCCGTCGCCGCCGACACAGCGGGCTTCGCGCTGCCCGGCGGCAAGGGCGGCTGGTTCTGCCACACCCCGGCCGTGCCGGTCGCGCGGGCGATCGGGCGCAAGCGGCTGATGGAGATGGCCCTCACCGGCGACGTCGTCGACGCGAAGACCGCGCTCGACTGGGGCCTGGTCAACCAGGTCGTCCCCGAGGGCGAGCTCGACGCGGCGGTCGACGACCTGCTCGCCCGCGCGACCCACGGCAGCGCCGCCTCGAAGGCATGGGGCAAGCGCGTGCTCTACGCCCAGCTCGACCGGCCCGAGTCCGACGCGTACGCCGTCGCCGCCGAGGCGATGGCCGCCGCCTCGCAGACCGACGGCGCCAAGGAGGGCATGAGCGCCTTCCTCGAAGCGCAGACCCTCCTGGA